The nucleotide sequence CCGTCGGGATCGCCCTCGCCGACGCCAACGGCGTGATCGTGGAGGCGAACGCCGCGCTCGGCCGTCTCCTCGGCTGCCGTCCGGCCTCGCTGCGTGGCCGGGAAATCCCCGAGCTCGGCTCCGCCGAACACGACGTCGCCCGCCTGCGGAACGCGCTCGCCCAGCTCATGACGCACGGCCAGCCGACGCAGGAGGAACGCCTGCTGCTGGATCACAGCGAGGAAGGCCCGCTCTGGGTCGACGTGACCCTGACCGATCTGCCCGGCGACCGGCCCGGCTCGACCTATCCGGTGCTGATGGTCTCGGACGCCAACGAGATCCACCTGCTGCAGGAACGGCTGCTGCACCAGAACGTGCACGACCCGCTGACCGGCCTGCCCAACGGCACCGCCTTCGGCAACGCCCTCGAAACCGCGCTGGCCGGGTCCGGTAGCGAACAGGTCGCGCTCGTCTACCTCGACATCGACGGCTTCAAGGTGATCAACGACGGCCTCGGGGCCGGCGTCGGCGACCAGGTGCTGCGCGGAGTCGCGAAGAAACTCACGTCCGTCTTCACCGGCAGGCACAACGGTTCGGTCGCCCGGCTGTCCGGCGACGGGTTCGCCGTCCTGCTGCGCGGCGACTTCACCCCGCCCGAGGTGATCTCGCTGGTCGAGCAGGCCCTGGAGGAACTGGTCGAGCCGATCTACGTCGGCGGGCACGGGATCGGCGTCAGCGCGAGCGCGGGCATCGTCGTCCGCCCGGTCACCGACGGCGGGCCCGAAGATCTGCTTCGCGCCGCGGAAATCGCGCTGCACCGCGCCAAGGAAGCGGGCAAGGCGCAGTGGATGCTGTTCGATCCGGAACTCGACGCGCGTGACCGGGGCCGCTACCAGCTCGGCGCGGTCATCGCGGGCGCGCTGGAGAACGGCGAGTTCTCGCTGATCTACCAGCCGACGGTGAAGCTCGCGAATCCCGAGCAGCTGGCCGCCGTCAACGCCGGGCTGCGCTGGAGCCATCCGGACAAGGGCGAACTCGACTCGGACGAGTTCTACCCGCTCGCGCAGATCACCGGGATGACCATCCCGCTCGGCCGGTGGCTGCTGGCCGAATCGCTGGCCGCCACCGCGAGGTGGCGGAACAGGTTCGGCGAGGCCGCGCCCGACGTCTGTGTGCGGCTGCCGAACCGGCTGGCCATCGAGCCCGACCTGGTCCTGCTGGTCAAGGAACAGCTCGACCGGCACAACCTGCCCGCCCAGGCGCTGCGGCTGTGCACGGACCGCGAATCCATCCTCGACGGCGGCGGGGAGGTGCTCGACTCCTTCGCCGTACTGGCCGATCTGGGCGCCCAGCTGGTGCTGACCATCTCCGGTTCGGACGATCTGGAGCTGATCCCCCGGCACGGGCTGCCGGTCCG is from Amycolatopsis lurida and encodes:
- a CDS encoding putative bifunctional diguanylate cyclase/phosphodiesterase — translated: MPEPGSAPGLVDVARRWAETLADTKGVSLPKEQLEQLLLGVAKDAVLAEPDHQPAVLRFSKLYSASPVGIALADANGVIVEANAALGRLLGCRPASLRGREIPELGSAEHDVARLRNALAQLMTHGQPTQEERLLLDHSEEGPLWVDVTLTDLPGDRPGSTYPVLMVSDANEIHLLQERLLHQNVHDPLTGLPNGTAFGNALETALAGSGSEQVALVYLDIDGFKVINDGLGAGVGDQVLRGVAKKLTSVFTGRHNGSVARLSGDGFAVLLRGDFTPPEVISLVEQALEELVEPIYVGGHGIGVSASAGIVVRPVTDGGPEDLLRAAEIALHRAKEAGKAQWMLFDPELDARDRGRYQLGAVIAGALENGEFSLIYQPTVKLANPEQLAAVNAGLRWSHPDKGELDSDEFYPLAQITGMTIPLGRWLLAESLAATARWRNRFGEAAPDVCVRLPNRLAIEPDLVLLVKEQLDRHNLPAQALRLCTDRESILDGGGEVLDSFAVLADLGAQLVLTISGSDDLELIPRHGLPVRHVILSGAVVDALAEREDEADVRHLCQLVARAKELKLRIGAEGVRSHEQAERLRRYGVLAARGSFVADSATGDEVDELIERHAH